A section of the Desulfovibrio sp. Huiquan2017 genome encodes:
- a CDS encoding MBL fold metallo-hydrolase has product MAILTIETFILGPDEANSYLVSMDGRAVVVDVGMEPGRLIERITALGLTLEGVFLTHFHLDHIGGVKELLEAVPAPVFASPEDEFLREFSFEAGGNREFAQYIDFPYTAIGPGRRTVLDQPMLVLDTPGHTPGGLSYFFPAAGCVFVGDLLFMIAVGRTDLPRGSSSELLASIRSRIFTLPDATRVYSGHGPMTTVSHEKANNPHFIF; this is encoded by the coding sequence ATGGCGATACTGACCATAGAAACTTTCATCCTCGGTCCGGACGAGGCCAACAGCTACCTGGTGAGCATGGACGGCCGTGCCGTGGTTGTTGACGTCGGGATGGAGCCGGGGCGGCTGATCGAACGCATCACGGCCCTGGGCCTGACTTTGGAAGGCGTGTTCCTGACGCATTTTCACCTGGACCATATCGGCGGGGTCAAGGAACTCCTTGAGGCCGTTCCCGCCCCGGTCTTCGCCAGTCCCGAAGATGAATTCCTCAGGGAATTTTCCTTCGAAGCGGGGGGCAACCGGGAGTTCGCGCAGTACATCGACTTCCCCTACACGGCCATCGGCCCAGGACGGCGCACCGTGCTGGACCAGCCTATGCTCGTCCTGGACACCCCCGGGCACACGCCGGGCGGCCTGTCCTACTTCTTTCCGGCCGCCGGGTGCGTGTTCGTGGGCGACCTGCTGTTCATGATCGCCGTGGGGCGTACCGACCTGCCGCGCGGCAGCTCCTCGGAACTGCTCGCCTCCATCCGTTCGCGCATTTTTACCCTGCCCGACGCCACCCGCGTTTATTCCGGCCATGGTCCCATGACCACCGTGAGCCATGAAAAAGCGAACAATCCGCATTTTATTTTTTGA
- a CDS encoding SGNH/GDSL hydrolase family protein produces the protein MLHFLGNCQMDFLSRAAAALGLPVIHRELASPMTHASHPAGVPSALDRLVREHGLADAFNGRQPECQFGLPDGEPPALLVLNLFHETSPLFLHTEDGFIFHMNPAAWRNAPALAAWMDANCRRIAPNPATYLKRFGQFLALVRERFANTPILLATRLNHYPAFGPTPHSYLENWEDLSREAPAHYALWERELNVRPLDVNRVFGGIWRESDGAIEPHCPFLKIELAERDGAVVGVRASRDVEHVGPLWARLADKVAAFLKTGEIRYEARETVPPEWNRPWHPTVLDEEAVIDRFASERNYPWAEAVGSFFMDLSRDRTPLLAASGEFMPVCHNTLHMIRAYGRIFKNPLLATFCDTHRPAAEAFTDNGPFYRTEYLARLDEIRAHALS, from the coding sequence ATGCTGCACTTCCTGGGCAACTGTCAAATGGATTTCCTGTCCCGGGCCGCGGCCGCACTGGGGTTGCCCGTGATCCACCGGGAACTGGCCTCGCCCATGACCCATGCCAGCCACCCCGCGGGGGTTCCGTCCGCGCTGGACCGGCTCGTCCGCGAGCACGGTCTCGCCGACGCCTTCAACGGCCGCCAGCCCGAGTGCCAGTTCGGCCTGCCCGACGGCGAGCCGCCCGCCCTGCTGGTCTTGAATCTCTTCCACGAGACCAGCCCACTCTTCCTGCACACCGAAGACGGCTTCATCTTTCACATGAATCCGGCGGCCTGGCGCAACGCCCCCGCCCTGGCCGCCTGGATGGACGCCAACTGCCGACGCATCGCGCCCAATCCGGCCACGTACCTGAAGCGGTTCGGGCAGTTCCTGGCGCTCGTCCGCGAACGCTTCGCCAACACGCCGATACTCCTGGCCACCCGCCTCAACCACTATCCGGCCTTCGGCCCGACGCCCCACTCCTACCTGGAAAATTGGGAAGACTTGAGCCGTGAAGCCCCGGCCCACTACGCGCTCTGGGAGCGCGAACTGAACGTGCGCCCGCTCGACGTGAACCGCGTATTCGGCGGTATCTGGCGGGAATCGGACGGTGCCATTGAGCCCCACTGCCCATTTCTCAAGATCGAGCTTGCGGAACGGGACGGCGCGGTGGTCGGCGTGCGCGCCTCACGCGACGTGGAGCACGTCGGCCCGCTGTGGGCCAGGCTGGCCGACAAGGTCGCCGCCTTCCTGAAGACCGGGGAAATCCGCTACGAGGCGCGGGAGACCGTGCCTCCGGAATGGAACCGGCCATGGCACCCCACGGTCCTGGACGAGGAGGCCGTCATCGACCGGTTCGCCAGCGAACGCAACTACCCCTGGGCCGAAGCCGTGGGCAGCTTCTTCATGGACCTTTCGCGAGACCGCACCCCCCTGCTGGCCGCATCCGGCGAATTCATGCCCGTGTGCCACAACACCCTGCACATGATCCGGGCCTACGGCCGCATCTTCAAGAACCCGCTGCTGGCGACCTTCTGCGACACCCACCGCCCGGCCGCCGAGGCCTTCACCGACAACGGCCCGTTTTACCGAACCGAGTACCTGGCCCGCCTGGACGAGATACGGGCGCACGCGCTGAGCTAG
- a CDS encoding YajG family lipoprotein has product MKILAPLFALFVLSGCAMTVDKIDVPYQGAANITIVEGAENVPITVTHEDKRTVYKDRVGTKKNGYGMEMAEIVATNDIAQTVADGVAFELANEGFKIGDEGKNINVKLMRLYNDFKMGFWSGSAVADGLVQVEVREDGKLVFSKSYEGGGVEESIQLASGKNARAALIKAMTDIVTKITQDPQLHSALLKPVPSSEQPLAETENAEKL; this is encoded by the coding sequence ATGAAGATACTAGCTCCTCTCTTTGCGTTGTTTGTATTATCCGGTTGCGCGATGACGGTCGATAAGATCGACGTTCCTTACCAAGGTGCTGCGAACATTACGATTGTTGAAGGTGCTGAGAATGTTCCCATCACTGTCACGCACGAAGACAAGCGTACCGTGTACAAGGATCGTGTAGGCACCAAAAAGAATGGCTACGGCATGGAAATGGCCGAGATCGTAGCTACTAACGATATCGCCCAAACGGTTGCGGATGGTGTTGCGTTCGAACTTGCAAACGAAGGCTTCAAGATCGGCGATGAGGGGAAAAATATCAACGTAAAATTAATGCGTCTGTATAACGATTTTAAGATGGGTTTTTGGTCCGGCAGCGCAGTTGCCGACGGCTTAGTCCAAGTCGAAGTCCGTGAAGACGGGAAATTAGTCTTCTCAAAATCTTACGAAGGCGGCGGCGTTGAGGAAAGCATACAGCTCGCAAGCGGTAAAAATGCACGAGCGGCTCTGATCAAGGCGATGACCGACATTGTTACGAAGATCACTCAAGACCCGCAACTCCATTCGGCACTACTAAAACCCGTTCCATCCTCTGAACAACCCCTTGCCGAAACAGAAAACGCGGAGAAGTTGTAA
- a CDS encoding sigma-54 dependent transcriptional regulator, with the protein MNEERIALIVDDEPGHRMMVRAVLEDDGWTVLEAESGERALTVLAEEAESDTYPDVAMVDMKMPGMDGMQLLKELQVRRPSMPVVLLTAFGSVGSAVDAMKRGAFDYLTKPADNDELTAVLGKAFEYHKLLDENARLRAEVGSEPDFIGGSPGIERVRDLIAQAGPTEATVLILGQSGTGKELVAEGLHRASPRADKPLIKVNCAALPDDLLESELFGYEKGAFTGAVKDKPGRFQLADGGTLFLDEIGEMPAALQAKLLRALQEKTIEPLGSVRTLQVDARIIAATNRNLKREVEAGRFREDLYYRLAVLEIRIPPLCERKEDLPLLVSFLLRRLGNKNNKIIRTVTPAFLDALSGYEWPGNVRELENVLERALILSRSDALGPDLLPPQITGARENVIDMEFSHGGRPQPTPANLEEAEKQAIIQALEENGNHRERTAEALGISRRTLQYKLKKYGLTRR; encoded by the coding sequence ATGAATGAAGAACGTATCGCGTTGATTGTGGACGACGAACCGGGGCACCGGATGATGGTCCGCGCCGTGCTCGAAGACGACGGTTGGACCGTGCTCGAAGCCGAATCCGGCGAACGCGCCCTGACCGTATTGGCCGAGGAGGCCGAATCCGACACCTACCCCGACGTGGCCATGGTGGACATGAAGATGCCCGGCATGGACGGCATGCAGTTGCTCAAGGAGCTCCAGGTCCGGCGGCCTTCCATGCCTGTGGTCCTGCTGACCGCATTTGGCTCCGTCGGCTCCGCCGTGGACGCCATGAAGCGCGGAGCCTTCGACTATCTGACCAAGCCCGCCGACAACGACGAGTTGACCGCCGTTCTCGGTAAAGCATTCGAATATCACAAACTTTTGGATGAAAATGCCCGGCTGCGCGCCGAAGTGGGCAGCGAGCCCGACTTCATCGGGGGCAGCCCCGGCATCGAGCGGGTCCGCGACCTCATTGCCCAGGCCGGGCCCACCGAGGCCACGGTGCTCATCCTCGGCCAGAGCGGCACCGGCAAGGAATTGGTCGCCGAGGGGCTCCACCGGGCCAGCCCGCGGGCCGACAAACCGCTCATCAAGGTCAACTGCGCGGCCCTGCCCGACGACCTTCTCGAATCCGAGCTCTTCGGCTACGAAAAGGGCGCGTTCACCGGCGCGGTCAAGGACAAACCCGGCCGGTTTCAACTGGCCGACGGCGGCACCCTGTTCCTGGACGAGATCGGCGAAATGCCCGCCGCCCTTCAGGCCAAGCTTTTGCGCGCCCTCCAGGAGAAAACCATTGAGCCGCTCGGCTCGGTGCGCACCCTCCAGGTGGACGCCCGGATCATCGCGGCCACCAACCGCAATCTCAAGAGGGAGGTTGAGGCGGGCCGTTTCCGCGAGGACCTTTACTACCGTCTGGCCGTGCTCGAAATACGCATCCCGCCGCTGTGCGAACGCAAGGAGGACCTGCCGCTTCTGGTCAGCTTCCTGCTTCGCCGCCTGGGCAACAAGAACAACAAGATCATCCGTACCGTGACCCCGGCCTTTCTCGACGCCTTGTCCGGCTACGAGTGGCCAGGCAACGTGCGTGAACTGGAAAACGTCCTGGAACGCGCCTTGATCCTCTCCCGGTCCGATGCGCTCGGCCCGGATCTCCTGCCGCCCCAGATCACCGGGGCCCGGGAAAACGTCATCGACATGGAGTTTTCCCACGGCGGGCGTCCCCAGCCGACTCCCGCCAATCTCGAAGAAGCCGAGAAGCAGGCCATCATCCAGGCCCTCGAAGAAAACGGCAACCACCGCGAACGCACGGCCGAGGCCCTGGGGATCAGCCGCCGCACGCTGCAATACAAACTCAAGAAATATGGACTTACGCGGCGTTAG
- a CDS encoding ATP-binding protein: MEVVHPEGREKGPLVALVLALIVLGLGSLYLTWQSIAQQRKIVEDHMVMTGNSILRGVDNNIFRIARTLRMGGQSSTLFRTMTEELFTELAKSDDIEFVTLFDRTGHPIVTSVKKNNHPIFQLPDAVAEDIEPGRAWHVMAEVDKTSVLLSGLQVRAGVASLLGLSPDEGGQGRNGLGRGLGQGMGPGMMFDEDVQSKVYLVVGLNAEKHMRQFRQYRQAATYQTGYVFLAAVVLWSLAFAYLRRRGASRKLIRLERFQNKLLDNMPDGLVTLAEDGEILAANRSALELLAPMPDEESGDTDGLEDSPDAGGKEGSAKGRGKDGKKGGDAPVPPEIIGANWRDFDFGRQTSENPPSGPVEWEQFDYQGRQLEILFLPFQEHDEDDGPEQAQRLVLIRDRTEIRSLEEDLNEAKRLAAIGSLAAGVAHEVRNPLSSLRGFAQLFATKLKGQAPLDQYATAMVQEADRLNRVVTDLLYLARPRQLDPVFIDMFKVGDSLRQLMRFDFEDKQIEPEFDFGPEPVWADPDALRQVLLNLISNSLDAIQGCAECDKPGHVRLVSMRGHKGVWIIVADDGPGMNPDIRDDVFKPFVTGKKTGTGLGLAIVQNIMRAHKGRVLIESEPGRGAEMKLFFPDPPPAADKE, from the coding sequence GCGGCGTGGACAACAACATCTTCCGCATCGCCCGGACCCTGCGCATGGGCGGACAGTCCTCGACCCTGTTCCGGACGATGACCGAGGAGCTTTTCACCGAGTTGGCCAAGTCCGACGACATCGAGTTCGTCACCCTGTTCGACCGTACCGGGCATCCCATCGTCACCTCGGTCAAGAAGAACAACCACCCCATCTTCCAGTTGCCCGACGCCGTGGCCGAGGATATCGAACCCGGCCGCGCCTGGCACGTCATGGCCGAAGTGGACAAGACCAGCGTGCTTTTGTCCGGGCTCCAGGTCCGCGCGGGCGTCGCCTCCCTCCTCGGCCTGTCCCCGGACGAAGGGGGGCAGGGGCGCAACGGTCTGGGCCGGGGGCTCGGGCAGGGCATGGGCCCGGGCATGATGTTCGACGAGGACGTCCAGTCCAAGGTCTACCTGGTGGTCGGCCTCAACGCCGAAAAGCACATGCGCCAATTCCGCCAGTACCGGCAGGCCGCCACGTACCAGACCGGCTACGTTTTCTTGGCCGCCGTGGTCCTCTGGTCCCTGGCCTTCGCCTACTTGCGCAGGCGGGGCGCGAGCCGCAAGCTCATCCGCCTGGAGCGGTTCCAGAACAAGCTTTTGGACAACATGCCCGACGGCCTGGTCACCCTGGCCGAGGACGGCGAAATCCTGGCCGCCAACCGCTCGGCCCTGGAGCTGCTCGCCCCGATGCCGGACGAGGAGTCCGGGGATACGGACGGCCTGGAGGACTCCCCGGACGCGGGCGGCAAGGAAGGGAGCGCCAAGGGACGGGGCAAGGACGGGAAAAAAGGCGGCGACGCGCCCGTGCCGCCCGAGATCATCGGCGCCAATTGGCGGGATTTCGACTTTGGCCGCCAGACCAGCGAGAACCCGCCGTCCGGCCCGGTGGAGTGGGAACAGTTCGACTATCAGGGCCGCCAGTTGGAGATCCTTTTCCTGCCGTTCCAGGAACACGACGAGGACGACGGCCCGGAGCAGGCGCAGCGGCTGGTCCTGATCCGGGACCGCACCGAGATCCGCTCCCTGGAGGAGGACCTGAACGAGGCCAAGCGGCTGGCCGCCATCGGTTCGCTGGCGGCGGGCGTGGCCCACGAGGTGCGCAACCCGCTTTCCTCCCTGCGCGGCTTCGCCCAGCTCTTCGCCACCAAGCTCAAGGGCCAGGCTCCGCTGGATCAGTACGCCACGGCCATGGTCCAGGAGGCGGACCGCCTCAACCGCGTGGTCACGGACCTGCTTTACCTGGCCCGGCCGCGCCAGTTGGATCCGGTCTTCATCGACATGTTCAAGGTCGGCGACTCGCTTCGGCAGCTCATGCGCTTCGACTTTGAGGACAAGCAGATCGAGCCGGAGTTCGACTTCGGGCCCGAGCCGGTCTGGGCCGACCCGGACGCGCTCCGGCAGGTCCTGCTCAATCTTATTTCCAACAGCCTGGACGCCATCCAGGGGTGCGCCGAGTGCGACAAGCCCGGCCACGTCCGGCTGGTTTCCATGCGCGGCCACAAGGGCGTCTGGATCATCGTGGCCGACGACGGCCCGGGCATGAATCCGGACATCCGCGACGACGTCTTCAAGCCTTTCGTCACGGGCAAGAAGACCGGTACCGGACTGGGGCTGGCCATTGTCCAGAACATCATGCGCGCCCACAAGGGCCGGGTGCTTATCGAATCCGAACCAGGCCGGGGGGCCGAGATGAAGTTGTTCTTCCCCGACCCGCCGCCTGCGGCAGACAAGGAATAG